From a single Ailuropoda melanoleuca isolate Jingjing chromosome 12, ASM200744v2, whole genome shotgun sequence genomic region:
- the SIGLEC11 gene encoding sialic acid-binding Ig-like lectin 11 isoform X1: protein MEMLLLLLLLPLLWAGSLQEDPGFELRVQDSVTVQEGLCVHVPCSFSYPRAGGNNSTPTYGSWFQTKDNSKGDVLMATNNPAKGTKRKTRFPFYLLGDPGAGNCSLSITVAQRRHGGNYYFLLDRGLMRHSYKMNRLTVTVRALTQTPDIWVKEPLESGCPSHLTCSVPGACDEATPLTISWTGAALRAPGLDLEASNSSEILLTPRPQDHGTNLTCRVTFPRAGVNTERTITLNVSYAPQNLSISISRRNCKDPPRLLPPSCSWEGEGLHCNCSSQAQPAPTLRWRLGEGLLEGNHNNASWTVTSGSAGPWANSSLSLSGPLGSGLRLSCEAWNVHGKQSMVVLLLPGKPELGGGFILGAVGGAGVAGLFSLCPCLVFFMVKICRKQKPSGKDAACTLGPLSWGYQHEYPLGTPLARLPPAVAAPTLDEEQDLHYASLTFHGLRPWKPQDLKGPSTTEYSEIKICKR from the exons ATggaaatgctgctgctgctgttgctacTGCCCCTGCTGTGGGCCG GGTCCCTGCAGGAGGATCCAGGGTTCGAGCTCCGAGTGCAGGACTCGGTGACGGTGCAGGAGGGTCTGTGCGTTCACGTGCCCTGCTCCTTCTCCTACCCCCGGGCTGGCGGGAACAACTCTACACCCACTTATGGCTCCTGGTTCCAGACAAAGGATAATTCCAAAGGGGACGTTCTTATGGCCACAAACAACCCAGCcaaaggaacaaagaggaagaCCAGATTTCCGTTCTACCTTCTCGGAGACCCTGGGGCCGGGAACTGCTCCCTGAGCATCACAGTCGCCCAGAGGAGACACGGTGGAAACTATTACTTTCTCCTGGACAGGGGCCTCATGAGGCACAGTTACAAAATGAACAGGCTCACTGTGACTGTGAGAG cGCTGACACAGACCCCGGATATCTGGGTCAAGGAGCCGCTGGAGTCCGGCTGCCCCAGCCACCTGACATGCTCTGTGCCTGGGGCCTGTGATGAGGCAACGCCCCTCACCATCTCCTGGACAGGGGCTGCCCTCAGAGCCCCAGGGCTGGACCTGGAGGCCTCTAACTCCTCGGAGATCCTGCTCACCCCCCGCCCGCAGGACCACGGCACCAACCTCACCTGTCGGGTGACCTTCCCCAGGGCTGGCGTGAACACAGAGAGGACCATTACGCTCAACGTCTCCT ATGCCCCACAGAACCTGAGCATCAGTATCTCCCGAAGAAATTGCAAAG ATCCCCCGCGGCTCCTccccccctcctgctcctgggagGGTGAGGGGCTGCACTGCAACTGCTCCTCCCAAGCCCAGCCCGCCCCCACCCTGCGCtggcggctgggggaggggctgctggaggggaacCACAACAACGCCTCCTGGACCGTCACCTCCGGCTCTGCGGGGCCCTGGGCCAAcagctccctgagcctcagcgGGCCGCTGGGCTCTGGCCTCAGACTCAGCTGCGAAGCCTGGAATGTGCATGGGAAACAGAGTATGGTGGTCCTGCTGCTCCCAG GGAAGCCGGAGCTTGGGGGAGGATTCATTCTAGGGGCTGTCGGGGGAGCTGGTGTCGCTGGCCTGTTCAGTCTCTGCCCCTGCCTCGTCTTCTTCAT GGTAAAGATCTGCAGGAAGCAGAAACCCAGCGGGAAGGATGCCGCCTGCACGTTGGGTCCCCTCTCCTGG GGTTACCAGCATGAGTACCCGTTAGGCACGCCCCTAGCCCGCCTGCCCCCAGCCGTGGCCGCTCCCACCTTGGATGAGGAGCAGGACCTCCATTACGCCTCCCTCACCTTCCACGGGCTGAGGCCCTGGAAGCCTCAGGACCTGAAGGGCCCTAGCACCACCGAGTACTCAGAGATCAAGATCTGCAAGCGATGA
- the SIGLEC11 gene encoding sialic acid-binding Ig-like lectin 11 isoform X2, whose protein sequence is MEMLLLLLLLPLLWAGSLQEDPGFELRVQDSVTVQEGLCVHVPCSFSYPRAGGNNSTPTYGSWFQTKDNSKGDVLMATNNPAKGTKRKTRFPFYLLGDPGAGNCSLSITVAQRRHGGNYYFLLDRGLMRHSYKMNRLTVTVRALTQTPDIWVKEPLESGCPSHLTCSVPGACDEATPLTISWTGAALRAPGLDLEASNSSEILLTPRPQDHGTNLTCRVTFPRAGVNTERTITLNVSYAPQNLSISISRRNCKDPPRLLPPSCSWEGEGLHCNCSSQAQPAPTLRWRLGEGLLEGNHNNASWTVTSGSAGPWANSSLSLSGPLGSGLRLSCEAWNVHGKQRKPELGGGFILGAVGGAGVAGLFSLCPCLVFFMVKICRKQKPSGKDAACTLGPLSWGYQHEYPLGTPLARLPPAVAAPTLDEEQDLHYASLTFHGLRPWKPQDLKGPSTTEYSEIKICKR, encoded by the exons ATggaaatgctgctgctgctgttgctacTGCCCCTGCTGTGGGCCG GGTCCCTGCAGGAGGATCCAGGGTTCGAGCTCCGAGTGCAGGACTCGGTGACGGTGCAGGAGGGTCTGTGCGTTCACGTGCCCTGCTCCTTCTCCTACCCCCGGGCTGGCGGGAACAACTCTACACCCACTTATGGCTCCTGGTTCCAGACAAAGGATAATTCCAAAGGGGACGTTCTTATGGCCACAAACAACCCAGCcaaaggaacaaagaggaagaCCAGATTTCCGTTCTACCTTCTCGGAGACCCTGGGGCCGGGAACTGCTCCCTGAGCATCACAGTCGCCCAGAGGAGACACGGTGGAAACTATTACTTTCTCCTGGACAGGGGCCTCATGAGGCACAGTTACAAAATGAACAGGCTCACTGTGACTGTGAGAG cGCTGACACAGACCCCGGATATCTGGGTCAAGGAGCCGCTGGAGTCCGGCTGCCCCAGCCACCTGACATGCTCTGTGCCTGGGGCCTGTGATGAGGCAACGCCCCTCACCATCTCCTGGACAGGGGCTGCCCTCAGAGCCCCAGGGCTGGACCTGGAGGCCTCTAACTCCTCGGAGATCCTGCTCACCCCCCGCCCGCAGGACCACGGCACCAACCTCACCTGTCGGGTGACCTTCCCCAGGGCTGGCGTGAACACAGAGAGGACCATTACGCTCAACGTCTCCT ATGCCCCACAGAACCTGAGCATCAGTATCTCCCGAAGAAATTGCAAAG ATCCCCCGCGGCTCCTccccccctcctgctcctgggagGGTGAGGGGCTGCACTGCAACTGCTCCTCCCAAGCCCAGCCCGCCCCCACCCTGCGCtggcggctgggggaggggctgctggaggggaacCACAACAACGCCTCCTGGACCGTCACCTCCGGCTCTGCGGGGCCCTGGGCCAAcagctccctgagcctcagcgGGCCGCTGGGCTCTGGCCTCAGACTCAGCTGCGAAGCCTGGAATGTGCATGGGAAACAGA GGAAGCCGGAGCTTGGGGGAGGATTCATTCTAGGGGCTGTCGGGGGAGCTGGTGTCGCTGGCCTGTTCAGTCTCTGCCCCTGCCTCGTCTTCTTCAT GGTAAAGATCTGCAGGAAGCAGAAACCCAGCGGGAAGGATGCCGCCTGCACGTTGGGTCCCCTCTCCTGG GGTTACCAGCATGAGTACCCGTTAGGCACGCCCCTAGCCCGCCTGCCCCCAGCCGTGGCCGCTCCCACCTTGGATGAGGAGCAGGACCTCCATTACGCCTCCCTCACCTTCCACGGGCTGAGGCCCTGGAAGCCTCAGGACCTGAAGGGCCCTAGCACCACCGAGTACTCAGAGATCAAGATCTGCAAGCGATGA